The following is a genomic window from Monomorium pharaonis isolate MP-MQ-018 unplaced genomic scaffold, ASM1337386v2 scaffold_392, whole genome shotgun sequence.
AGAGAGTCGATCGTGTTGGCCAACGCGCACGTACAGGCTCATTCCTTATTCTTCACAGTATTATAGGGACGGGCACCAACGTAGGCGAATGGGCACGCGTCGAGGGGACCCCGTGCGATCCCAATCCTAATAAACCGTTCGCGAAAATGGACAACCTGCCGTTGTTTAACGTCAACGGCAAGCTAAATCCTTCCATTACTATACTCGGTAAATAGAAAGATATACTAAAAACTTTTTCTATGTACAACTACAATTatgaacatttattattatttttttattattactttaccTTTTTAGGTACCAGCGTGAGTTTGGCagcggaaaaaattttactgaattCCATTGTTCTACCGCACAAGGAGCTTACGAGAAATTACAAGAatgaaattattctttaacgAACGGTCTGTTGTCATGAGCCTACAGCATATAGTGGTTTAGATGTTAATGAAAGAGTCGCATAAACGATGAAACGCTAAGTATATACAATGTAACTTTTGGAGGCTTTTTGTTGAATTGTGATTacgaatttttgataatttcataatataagATGTTAATCtaagatttttatacattatacattgtGTATCATGTGGAAACTATAAGTTATGTACATATGGGCAAGTGGTAAAGCACAAAATTTTACTCTAATACAAGTTTGTACATATCATACATATTTCGTCTATTCATGAACGTTATTCTGATACATGCGAAAAATATTCCTCTGTATTTTCATAAGGTCATCAATTTTCGCTcgtagattttattaaaaaggcaCACATGCGCATGCCGCGCGAGATTGTGCGATGAAGCGAAGCCCCCCGAATCCGCATCAGCCCTCGCGATATCGAGACGATCGGTACGCGGGAGGAAGAATAACCGGAAAAAATCTCCGGACGCGCACGGGCCGCCTAAGGTAAGGCTCGCTCTCGCGTTCCTCACCGGCGGCGCCAGGTGTTTACGGCGGTAGTATGCGAGCgaggagaagagaaagagaagaaagaggagAAAGCCGACagggaagagaagagagagagagagagagagagggagggagggaatgAGTGAGCGAGCGAACGGTGTACGCGTGAGACGGCCGCATTGAATTGCACTGAATCAACAGGTAAATCGGCGGATCGGTATGCGTGGGACGACGTCGTACGCACGTCGTTTTATCGCCGTGGCGCCAGGATACGTCGTCGCGGTTCCCCCGCAAAAGATGCTGCGCGTAAACGAGCGCGAGACGACAACGGTACGACGGCGAGTCTTAGGAAACGGCAGACGACGAGCGGGATCGGCCGAGTAGCGAGGAAGAAGagcaggaggaggaggaggaagagaggggAAGCGACGCTCCAGGTGGAAACGCGCGTTCTCTAAACGTGTGCTCCGCGGCGAATTCCGCGCATACCAACGCCGCTGATCCAGCTTCCCCGCGAGCGGCGGTGGtagcggcggcgacggcggctgcggcggtggcggcggcggcagcgtcCGGATCGGGAGAGTGATTTTTGTGATCGCCGCTCTCGTCAATGACACGCGCGGAATGCGCTGAGCGAGCGCGCGATCCCACGCTGCGCTATACGCGCGCCGACATTGTTGCGCGTCCGCGCCTCGTTATGCTGGGCCTTTAAAATCCGTCTGTTCGCGCGTCCCGACGTCGGTCGTGAGTGTGGTGAATCCCTGTTGGTGGATTGAACGCGTTTTGAATGCGGCGCAGGGCAAACACGGATCTCGCGACGTCGCGAGAGCGACATTCGTCAGTTTGACCCCGGCGCATAACGGACAAATGAGTTCACCTGTGACATCGTACGTCGTGGCTTGTTTATAGCTGTCCCGTCACGAAAGTCCTATTGGTAATTTTTATCATGGCTctgattgtaaaataatttcacatctcttaattctattatatatatatattaaattatacatatacgtatatattatatatattaaaaattattgagagATACACATTAATtagtgaaatttaaattatataaaaaggagtataataagagaaaagtacatttattttaaaaaaatttaaagagagAACCTATGcaaagattaaagaaaaatataaaaatatgaacttttattcttaatttgctttttataatgaaaaactaatttttctcCTCGaaggaaatttattttgttcggataaaaatataaattttattaaaaatgaaaaatgtattgcctctttttatttgttactgtaatttaattataagatatgcaatattttatttacaggaAGAGGAAAACGTAGATTGattgagtaaaataaaaaattgttaaatattccAAATGGGCAATAAAGGCCCATTATGGCCCAGTGTCATCAACCACAACATCAGCACGAATTTTTGCCTCTGTGCGATGtactatttaacattatttcatTAGCATCCTATTTCTGTGATGTTGTCTTCGATTTTGCAATGGTATACGCCCTTGCCCATCAAGCAACAGCACCACCCATACTGTTCCCATTAAGCATCACTTTTATAGCAACTTCTCTGTTGATTTCTCAGGTTTGTgtctgaaaaataaatttgatgctgttcttatatttaatattccattgtagtaatttgtataattacttCTGCAGATCGTTAGCTTGCGATGGTATCTCTGGGGAGCTAGAGGTAAATTAACAAACAGCACACCAAACAATTGTCACATAAATCCGGTGAAGAAAGTCGGTAACTGGACCGTAAGCTGTGTTCTATTACTCCATTCCACTCAAGTCGGCGTACTATGGAGAtacttcaaattatttatcccAGTCAATTTAACTTACGTGAAGCACGAGGTACGTTATTTCGACGAATGTTATCTTTTGTCgtctcttttctttcattaCACGAGTCTCGTTGTCTCAGGTACGGGAGCTTTGTGTGCTACGGCTGATACACGCGTTCTGTGAGGCCGCTCCAATGCTACTTCTGCAGCTGTATGTCTTGTTTGGCGCTACCGACGGCGATGAAACGGCGGTCGGAAAACTGAAAGAAAGCGAGGGCAAGGACGGCGGTAAATTAGAGGAGCTGACCCTGGTATCGGCGGGACTCTCCTTGTGGAGCGTATGCTGGGCGGTCGCTAGCTTCAGCAAGGGTGCCGCGCGTCTGCGTAATCTAGAACGCTTAGTGTTAACATGGCTGGGAGTGCTGGCGCAATTATTCTGGCGTCTGGGGACAGTAAGTGCTCGGGTCGGGGCATTGGTCGCGTACGCCTCGCTGTACGGCGGACAGTGGCTGTTGATTGTGATGGCACTCCACTGGCTGTCTATGCTGACGTGGTTGCTGCTCACACCGGACGGGCTTTTCCATGGTGGCGAACGTCTTCCTCTTTTCAGGAAGACCTTCCTCGCCTCCCTCCTCgccttgtatatatatttgcatatgtTAATCTACACGAGACGAATCATCGTCAAAAAATGGTTAGTAgagattaaagattttttcattTAGGTTATACTAATCCGTgttataatgttacatttcTATTCCTTCTTTTAGGTGATATTTTATACTGTAATGTTCTTGGAGAACAGTTTACTTATCGGTGTGTGGATAGCTGGTGTTAATCGTGCCGATCTTTTGTCTCACCAGCATCATCTACATCCAGTTACTTTAGTACTTATTCTACTAGCTTTATTTTCGGTGGCATGTTTTTTATGGGTCTTTATTATAGGTGAGCgcgagattttatttaattttattttactaatatcagttattaatattgcgttacatttttctcttttggtACAGATTTTTTCACGTTAGAAGATTAAGGTACGAGGCTGGTGGAAGAATGACTGGTTCAAATCTCACTACCCTGTCTAATCAGGTATGATACAAGACGGAATTTCGTTTCTCAGAAGCATtgtgatacaattttttggaTTTTCAGGACAATGTGGAAGAGAAGCAGATAGATTACAATGAAGGAAAGAAGGTCAACATTAGCATTGGCATGAGGAAAGTTAAATTAAGTAACGGTGGTATACCGGGTGTATTTAATTGCCGTTTTGCAAACCCGACAGTCGTAAATCCAAAtcggaagaagaagaaaccgACAAGCTTCGtaccgccaccaccgccgaCGCAATCGCAAACGGTGATGAATTCCATAGCGGCGATTGGCGACTCGAAACAGTGGCTCAACATGGGCAACGGATCGCGACAGTTGATCCCATTTTGGAGAAACCCTTAGCCTCTAATATAATACAGGTAAATACTCGTGACAAATCTAATTACCGAATGTCGCGAAACATTgcgttaaaattaatcttctgATGCAGAACGATGGTTCCAACGACCACAAAGATGAAACTGATATGGCAATCGGTGGCTCGTTGAACGTCACGTTAATACGTGAGAAGCTGAAGGAGAAGAAGCAGCAACAGCTGCGGGAGTTGCGAGCGATACAGGAGGAGATCAAGGAGGGTAAATTATTCCCACCTCCCTCCGCTTCTACATCCTCCTTTTCGTCCTCCCCTTCCGCGTCTAATCAACAGCCACCACCAAATATGAAATTGCATACTTCACCGAGTTCCCCATTATTCACATCTCCGCCTTCGTTCTCTGAGCAGAACGGCGGCAACGTCTTATCGTCCTGGCCACCCGTGAAAATGCACTGCCTTTTACCTCCGCCACCCTCCTCACCGTATTATCCAAACTCGCATTCCTCGAATCTTTGGAGAGCGGCACCTCAGCGAGAACGAGCGGACACGCCAGAGATACTGTTAGCACCACGATGCCTTCCTCATCATTATCCCCATTGGTCACTGCCTGGACATCTCGGTCACAGGTAAATAAAACATGATTAATTGAATTTGGATGAGAttgtttaagtaaaaaatttcatttcatCAGATTACACGCGAATCAGAATGGCGTCGAAGAGAGTTCCAAAGGTGAGGGTGATGGAGAAGCGGAAGTCAGCGACATGGAGGGCAGCCAAATTTCGTTACCTAGGAGTTACACGCTACCCCGTGAATTTAAGTATAATCCTAACGGCCCCGTGAGAGAACGAGAACGCCGTGcaggaaataataaaatatcttcttCGCGTTTTTACTTGCCGTCTACCAACAGCTCTGATGGTGAGCACGCACGCTTTTTGTTTATTGCAGTTTATCTGTACTGCAtgtcaaaaatgtttataagacaatttgatttaatcaattatgatgcttttattaatactgacagtaatttttttcaggcgATGTAGATAGTGCTGATAACGAGGATGAAACAGACTCGGAAGTACAAATGCAAATGAAAATCAATCACGGTCACAACTATGATGAAATCTTACAGAGACGTCACGTATACGAAAATAATAAGGAGAACGGGGTCGCTGATTCTAACGCCGAGTGCAGTGCAACTAACATTACATCtaacaattgttatttaaataattctcacGGTGTTTTACGACCGGGTCAATTACTCAGAACACGTGTGAAGCATGAAACAAAACTTTAAGTTACGGTGTAATACATAATTGAAAATCTCGTCATGCAAAATGCGTAATACAGTgttcaaaaatatctttcagaatCTGTCTCTTCTCTTAAAGCAGTTAGCAGTATAAAACTGTTGAGCTCGCAAATCAGTATATTTAATAGCATATTTAATAGTACATAATACATGCACATATACAAGAATACATTCAAGAGGTTTCTTTTGTGAGAGTATATTAGCATGCATTGCTTGCGATGTAATTTAACgtaatctaatttaatttaattttttcgtggtgttttgcataaaattatgcaaataaggCATCACGACAAATCAAGTATAATTAAGCATCGTGCAATTAAAATggcacaaataataaaataaaaataaatacatgacATAAAATTCGtgtataattgaaattttgtataatgcaTAGTTACCTGAATACAGAATCGTACACCTTTCATTCGTATTTACAAAAGATATGTGTAACAATACATTagttttttaacaaatgtatggtattatattatttaaagagatatattctgttatatacatttgtaaatatacaatcttgtatatttaatgtttcgtgttttttaatatcttttctaCCTAATATTTTCtacctaaaattttttaaacatttattttgagaGCTAAATACGTTAGTAATTATGGAAGTggtctaaataaaaaaagtagtttAAAATTGgtctcaaataaaaaagtcatatattttttgaaacgaGAAATATGTGACTTAAGCCACTTTATATCATCATATGCACAAATCATAAGCAAAAATAAGATCaagtaatacatatatatataatgtattagttTTAAGTAAGTTTTAAGCCAATTCCATAAAAACACAAGAAGATTATTGTTACTTACTAGCATTGTTTATGAATACTGTTATGGATAATGTTACGAATTATTggatatactttttttcaattgaaTCAAAGATAGCTGGTTTTAAGCAAGAAACGTAAAAACCTAATTACGTTTTTTGAATTTCACGTATAAACCATTAGCTGCGTATGTAAATACGTGAATAGCATCATTGTCAcgtgaaatattttcataagatACAGTATAATTTGAGAAAAtcataattaatgcaatttttgtcattaataGACCCAATCTTTGTCCtgaaattcaatataaattgccatataaatttgtaataatacacatataaaagaaataagataacAGTATTTtcgtgttataattaatataaaatttatatgacacgaaaatatatgttatcataaatttttgtactataaatattttaaaattcaccTATACACGCTCGAGGTCCAATACCAAATGCCAAGGATTCGTAAAACTTTTTGTTCTCTTTACTTTCTGTTCTCAACGGAATAAAGTCACGCGAATTTGAAAAGTATTTGGGATCTTGATTCGTTGAATTTATAGAAACGTACACTGGCACAtccttttcaattattaatccAGTATTTGGCAACTGAAAatgatatgtatgtaatagTCAAGAAGTCAAGGAAACATAAAAGGTTTCACTTACTTGTATTGTATTGCCTACCTCATAATTCTTTATAGCTATTCTATCAGTAACGGGTAGAGGAGGATGTAATCTCAGAGATTCCATTATAACGCAGTCCAAAAAAGACAGTTCATTTATCAGATCCATGGTCAATTCTTTTCCCGTTAGGTGTGTCTGCATCTCGTTGTACAAAGTATCCTGATGCTCGGGGTAACGTGCCAAATCATATAGGGCAAAAGCGATTGTCGTCGCGGTAGCTTCGAATCCGGCGGTGTAAAAACTAAGAGAATGTGCCAGTAAATTGTCGCCTTCGAACTCTACGACATCataaattaaacgattaaaatgatggtattaatattaacaagtgTCTTGATCTCTATAACTTTCTTAATTGGTATATGTTTGAcgaggtaaaaatatattaaaattcatgatataGCAGAGTATcattatattacgtataaaTGTTACgcaatattatgatataattgttattattttaattaatagaatgaACATTACTGTAAATGGGATTCTGTTCTCCATTTTTGAGCGCCAACATGGAATCTATCATGTCTCCTCTCTTGAACGCCAGCCTTTCTCTGGTATTCATGGAGTCCCAAAAATCTCGCGAAAATAGTTTGCCGGTTTTTTAATGAATGGTGCGGTCAAGAAATCCCATTCGGGaatgaagaaaaagataaaaatataatgctgCGCATGAATCCTCTGAAGATCCCCGCACCTACAAATAcgtaatgaaattatatacatatatatatataattacgttATTTCATACAGCATatgtatctttcttttttcttctacaaatacacaataaagaataaacaattttctgaTTCCActcttaatgaaaaaaaaattatcataatatttcataaacttctaagaattttaatattttaaatttatgaaagtttctgaaaaaatatcttaaattttaatataaatttgacgattttatgacattttttaagtattacaattaatataaaaaaaatttaaaattttcgaagaaaatatacaattataattacaaattataaaatcagaagttctgaaattttaatagaaattttgaaaaatgatataaaaattatatgacaacttctaagaaaattttcaCTCTAAGGTAGCATATCATATTGTGGAATGACAGCTGTTTGCAGGCTTCTACGCAAGACAAAATCAACGCAAAGTCCTACCATGGTTCAAGAAGTTAGTTTCTTTCTCGTCGAAAGAATTTATGCTAATGCCAAACGCCAGGGAAGCTATGACATCATTGGTGTAACGACTGCCCATATCTTTTGCTTCCCACTCTTTCCTACCAGCTTCGTCCGTGGGCAATTTCTCGATGAAATTCAACATGCATTTCCCGCATTCTGTCATTAGTGATAccatattttttagtttctgCCCAGTCAAAATAGGAGTGAGTTTGTTTCTCAGGTATCTCCATCTTGGCTGCTTTATGGATAGGATGCTGTTTAGACCTACCGCGTCTCTCTCTAGGCCTGAACCGAATCGTCGATTGGAAAGACATCGAAATCCTTGATCATCACCTGTTTGATCAGATCATGGTCCCGCAAGAGCAGCATGGGCTTgtgaaagatataaaaaccGATGTAGGGATCATCCGAATCGGCACTGTTGAAGATTTCACGCAATATTTCAGCCGGTGGTTTTTTGCAGGGTGACACACTCCTTGAAATTGCCGAATAACAGATGCGTCGGTGGGCTCTTTACTCCACGTCTACTCCAGTAGGACAGCTTATATTTGGCGTACACGTAGAAGAGGCTGAGGCATATTACCAGCGCGGTTGTGGAATAAATCAAGCAGTCCATCGTCAGCATGATATTCGTTGACTGATACGTTTTCTTCTCTCGTCTCTAGCGTGCACTTACAGTTTCGTGTTTTACTGCAATGTTAATATACAGTgtttgtaatattgttttttggaCGGCAGTACATGTTATGGTAAGTATTGAGCTATTACTAAAACTTCACTTGACCAAAGTTAGGTTGATTAGTTATCTAAATCATGTAGTATGTATAAAAGAATCGTGATGTAATGAtgttaaaatagtaaaaaagcATGTCGTGTgtagattgttttttttagtaatttagcAAAGAAAtctgaaataatttgataacgTATTCTGAGTATATATGTTTTGACAAGTAGAGAAATTACTTATCTAATGATTTCGTGATTAAAATAAGCCATTCAATTGATAGAGTTATCGTTAATGTAGTAAGTGATACAAGAACGAGTAAATGTCACATGGGCGTATGTGATTTAGTACAAATCAAAATGTAACAGGAGATCGTgagcaatattttatgtataacaataaatcgattaaaaaatcaaagataaagtgtattttaataattaaacataaaaataacaatttttaaggaAGAGAGAAG
Proteins encoded in this region:
- the LOC118648349 gene encoding LOW QUALITY PROTEIN: uncharacterized protein LOC118648349 (The sequence of the model RefSeq protein was modified relative to this genomic sequence to represent the inferred CDS: inserted 3 bases in 3 codons) gives rise to the protein MAQCHQPQHQHEFLPLCDVLFNIISLASYFCDVVFDFAMVYALAHQATAPPILFPLSITFIATSLLISQIVSLRWYLWGARGKLTNSTPNNCHINPVKKVGNWTVSCVLLLHSTQVGVLWRYFKLFIPVNLTYVKHEVRELCVLRLIHAFCEAAPMLLLQLYVLFGATDGDETAVGKLKESEGKDGGKLEELTLVSAGLSLWSVCWAVASFSKGAARLRNLERLVLTWLGVLAQLFWRLGTVSARVGALVAYASLYGGQWLLIVMALHWLSMLTWLLLTPDGLFHGGERLPLFRKTFLASLLAXVYIFAYVNLHETNHRQKMVIFYTVMFLENSLLIGVWIAGVNRADLLSHQHHLHPVTLVLILLALXFGGMFFMGLYYRFFHVRRLRYEAGGRMTGSNLTTLSNQDNVEEKQIDYNEGKKVNISIGMRKVKLSNGGIPGVFNCRFANPTVVNPNRKKKKPTSFVPPPPPTQSQTVMNSIAAIGDSKQWLNMGNGSRQLIPFWXKPLASNIIQNDGSNDHKDETDMAIGGSLNVTLIREKLKEKKQQQLRELRAIQEEIKEGKLFPPPSASTSSFSSSPSASNQQPPPNMKLHTSPSSPLFTSPPSFSEQNGGNVLSSWPPVKMHCLLPPPPSSPYYPNSHSSNLWRAAPQRERADTPEILLAPRCLPHHYPHWSLPGHLGHRLHANQNGVEESSKGEGDGEAEVSDMEGSQISLPRSYTLPREFKYNPNGPVRERERRAGNNKISSSRFYLPSTNSSDGDVDSADNEDETDSEVQMQMKINHGHNYDEILQRRHVYENNKENGVADSNAECSATNITSNNCYLNNSHGVLRPGQLLRTRVKHETKL